A single genomic interval of Penicillium psychrofluorescens genome assembly, chromosome: 2 harbors:
- a CDS encoding uncharacterized protein (ID:PFLUO_003737-T1.cds;~source:funannotate), with amino-acid sequence MILSVYPSAPAFEHHPDGLGVQHAQPRISWRFSSNGGGSGEWIQQAYELKISRNESIETHYFESEQSVLVPWPSSPLASREKAEVRVRCFGASPSQTTGPNIIDTPTEWSRWATVEAALLDKGDWKAQMITGSMVPQPDRPVRPLRFRKVFELTEHRNPVTSARIYVTSYGVYRAFINGESVGDHVMAPGWTSYHHRLHYQVFDVTSQLQTHRRNVIEAEVGPGWFASRLAWGEGRRCIYGDHLGVLLQLEIRFEDSAEQLVVGSDSTWTWKHSPLLSSEIYDGEIYDMTLEQAGWHRADHDVLLGWKNANSLPFPKAQLSVPDSPPVRVIETMPARRIFTSPSGKVLVDFGQNLTGKIAVRSLKKTAGHRVTFRYAEVLENGELGIRPLRSAKATDAIICSEETLNSWSPSYTFHGFRYVEIEGWTPEDTESPLKQENITALVTHTDMNRTGWFSCSEPLVNRLHENAIWSMRGNFLSIPTDCPQRDERMGWTGDIQIFSPSANFLYNTSGILFGWLQDLASEQALAGGVPPLVVPNILKDEWPPYAPHAVWADAAVLVPWNLYSSYGDPGILRHQYPSMQMWLDQGIRRDASGLWDPSLWQLGDWLDPAAPAHNPGESNTDSDFVANAYLVHITSVMSKAAAIVGRQDDAKRYTEDWQRLRGTFQKRYITPDGLVVGDTQTSLALALVFNLLETPEQKRSAGERLARRVRLAKFRVATGFAGTPVITHALTLTGHTQLAFRMLLERKCPSWLYPVTMGATTMWERWDSMLPDGSIHPGQMTSFNHYALGSIVNWLHECVGGIRALEPGWKTFFIRPHPGGALDWAETRYESPYGTIKSYWIIKSDGDKKMFHLTITVPPNSMAWVLTPEKQGLKDTDVKESGLRCFSGDHEFSCEYTGQNDWPPKRLRIGYGPENLDDDDDNYL; translated from the coding sequence ATGATACTGTCAGTCTACCCCTCTGCTCCGGCTTTCGAGCATCACCCGGACGGACTTGGTGTTCAACACGCGCAGCCGCGGATTTCGTGGCGGTTCTCTAGCAACGGCGGTGGTTCAGGTGAATGGATACAGCAGGCTTACGAACTGAAGATTTCTCGCAATGAATCTATCGAAACACACTATTTTGAAAGCGAGCAATCGGTGCTTGTTCCTTGGCCCAGTAGTCCGCTTGCCTcgagggagaaggcagagGTGCGAGTCCGGTGCTTCGGTGCTTCTCCCAGCCAAACTACCGGCCCTAACATCATCGATACCCCGACAGAATGGTCCAGATGGGCAACCGTCGAGGCAGCCCTGTTGGATAAAGGGGATTGGAAAGCCCAGATGATTACCGGCTCGATGGTACCGCAACCCGATCGACCCGTCCGACCCTTACGTTTTCGCAAGGTCTTTGAACTCACCGAGCATAGGAATCCAGTCACCAGCGCCAGAATTTATGTGACTTCGTACGGGGTATACCGGGCGTTTATTAATGGCGAGTCTGTGGGGGATCATGTCATGGCACCGGGATGGACAAGTTACCACCACAGACTTCATTACCAGGTCTTTGATGTTACTTCGCAGCTACAGACGCATAGGAGAAATGTGATTGAAGCGGAGGTGGGCCCTGGCTGGTTTGCGTCCCGACTGGCTTGGGGAGAAGGCCGTCGATGTATATACGGAGACCATCTGGGTGTGCTCCTACAACTAGAGATTCGCTTTGAAGACAGCGCAGAACAGCTAGTTGTTGGGTCCGACTCTACTTGGACATGGAAGCACAGCCCACTTCTGAGCAGCGAGATCTACGATGGCGAAATCTACGACATGACTTTGGAACAAGCTGGATGGCATAGAGCCGATCATGACGTGTTGCTGGGGTGGAAAAATGCAAACAGCCTGCCATTTCCCAAAGCTCAGCTGAGTGTCCCTGATAGCCCTCCAGTGCGAGTAATCGAAACGATGCCCGCACGGAGGATTTTCACGAGTCCATCAGGAAAGGTTCTCGTCGATTTCGGACAGAACCTAACAGGCAAAATTGCGGTCCGGTCTTTGAAGAAAACAGCTGGACATCGTGTGACCTTTCGCTATGCAGAGGTCCTAGAGAACGGAGAGCTAGGAATAAGACCGCTCCGCTCAGCCAAAGCTACTGATGCTATAATCTGTTCCGAAGAGACTCTCAACTCTTGGTCTCCGTCATATACATTTCACGGCTTCCGCTACGTGGAAATTGAAGGGTGGACGCCAGAAGATACTGAGAGCCCCTTGAAGCAGGAAAATATCACTGCTCTAGTGACTCACACTGATATGAATCGCACGGGATGGTTCAGCTGCTCAGAACCCCTCGTGAACCGGCTACACGAGAATGCTATTTGGAGTATGCGCGGGAATTTTCTCTCTATTCCCACCGACTGTCCACAGCGAGATGAACGAATGGGTTGGACGGGCGATATTCAAATATTTTCTCCGTCGGCCAACTTTCTTTACAACACTTCCGGGATATTGTTCGGCTGGCTGCAAGATCTCGCCTCCGAGCAAGCATTGGCAGGGGGAGTCCCTCCACTGGTGGTTCCCAACATCCTCAAGGATGAATGGCCTCCGTACGCCCCTCATGCTGTCTGGGCTGACGCTGCTGTCCTGGTTCCTTGGAATCTGTATTCCTCGTATGGGGACCCCGGCATTTTGCGACACCAATATCCTAGCATGCAGATGTGGCTGGATCAGGGGATTCGCCGCGATGCAAGTGGGCTATGGGATCCTTCGCTATGGCAACTGGGCGATTGGCTCGATCCGGCTGCCCCGGCACATAACCCTGGAGAAAGTAATACAGACAGCGACTTTGTTGCCAATGCCTATCTTGTGCATATCACGTCGGTGATGAGCAAGGCCGCCGCCATCGTTGGCCGTCAGGATGATGCGAAGCGATACACTGAAGACTGGCAGCGGCTCCGAGGGACCTTCCAAAAGAGGTATATCACTCCAGACGGTCTCGTTGTGGGTGATACACAGACATCGCTCGCTCTCGCTTTGGTATTTAATCTCCTCGAGACGCCGGAGCAAAAAAGAAGTGCAGGAGAGCGTCTTGCAAGACGGGTCCGATTGGCGAAGTTTCGAGTCGCGACGGGCTTTGCAGGGACGCCTGTTATTACACATGCTCTGACCCTCACCGGCCACACCCAACTTGCATTTCGCATGCTTCTGGAACGGAAATGCCCGTCATGGCTGTACCCCGTCACGATGGGCGCAACGACCATGTGGGAGCGATGGGACAGCATGCTCCCGGATGGATCAATTCATCCTGGTCAGATGACCAGCTTTAACCATTATGCCCTGGGGTCGATTGTGAACTGGCTACATGAGTGTGTAGGTGGCATTCGCGCGCTCGAGCCTGGTTGGAAAACATTCTTCATACGTCCGCATCCAGGTGGCGCCCTCGATTGGGCTGAGACGCGTTATGAAAGTCCCTACGGGACAATTAAATCCTACTGGATAATCAAATCTGACGGTGACAAGAAAATGTTTCACCTGACTATCACTGTGCCTCCAAACTCCATGGCGTGGGTCCTGACACCGGAAAAGCAGGGGCTGAAGGACACTGATGTGAAGGAGTCCGGCTTACGGTGTTTCTCTGGGGACCATGAGTTTTCCTGCGAGTACACGGGCCAGAATGACTGGCCACCCAAAAGGCTGAGAATCGGGTATGGTCCTGAAAatcttgatgatgatgacgataaCTATTTGTGA
- a CDS encoding uncharacterized protein (ID:PFLUO_003738-T1.cds;~source:funannotate): MCARWGVSERESQRHHISKAYGDMSLDWTEQLRSLENLLTTRLQALERCYPAPTEVYDPLLLFANILGQATVIYFCKVMKGSTGESADLFQWSSELYNYHRHALEASGAIIRLATTLRELPFSKLRVQELFHILRDLKNINNHQQSYLDLLPQSCVSKTSELFGLNVEDSIPNAI, translated from the exons ATGTG TGCCAGATGGGGAGTTTCAGAGCGGGAA AGTCAACGGCACCACATTTCCAAGGCATATGGAGACATGTCACTAGACTGGACAGAGCAACTTCGGTCTCTGGAAAATTTGCTGACAACCCGACTTCAAGCCTTGGAGCGATGCTATCCGGCACCCACTGAGGTCTACGACCCTCTACTGCTATTCGCCAACATTCTAGGCCAAGCAACTGTGATTTACTTCTGCAAAGTTATGAAGGGCTCGACGGGAGAATCTGCAGATCTATTTCAGTGGAGTAGTGAGCTGTACAACTATCACAGGCACGCCTTGGAGGCTTCTGGTGCAATTATTCGTCTTGCCACGACACTGCGCGAGCTACCGTTCTCCAAG CTACGTGTTCAAGAGCTGTTTCACATTCTACGCGACTTGAAAAACATCAATAATCATCAGCAAAGCTACCTGGATCTCCTGCCGCAATCATGTGTATCCAAAACTAGCGAGCTATTCGGCTTGAATGTCGAGGATAGCATTCCCAATGCTATATAA
- a CDS encoding uncharacterized protein (ID:PFLUO_003739-T1.cds;~source:funannotate) codes for MSLLLRANDALSVNPVTGVNEALSAHGSDWLWAVTAIYVISFIGLLVLSFAAKESERVFHYLFTVALMVGAITYYAQAADLGWSAVEQVDHLGNGVNRSMFYAKYINWVVAFPSLALGLGLASGVSWTTIFCNIAIAWLWVISYLVAAYTTTTYKWGFFAFGTFSWLILAMSTINESREAAALLGIERDYLVLAGWVNLLWLLYPVAFGLTDGGNIIGVTGGLIFFGVLDILIVPVSSFAILFFARNWDYRKLNLAFSDSRPSRENETTKTERPASSANTASIA; via the exons ATGAGTCTCTTGTTGCGAGCAAATGATGCCCTTTCCGTCAATCCCGTCACAGGAGTTAATGAAGCTCTCTCCGCCCATGGATCAGATTGGCTCTGGGCTGTTACTGCCATTTATGTGATTTCCTTT ATCGGCCTTTTGGTGctctccttcgccgccaAGGAAAGCGAGAGGGTTTTCCACTACCTTTTTACCGTTGCTCTCATGGTCGGTGCCATAACCTACTACGCCCAAGCCGCTGATCTTGGCTGGAGTGCCGTCGAACAAGTCGATCATCTCGGAAATGGGGTCAACCGGTCGATGTTCTATGCCAAATATATCAACTGGGTCGTGGCCTTTCCTTCTCTCGCCCTAGGTCTCGGTCTGGCCTCTGGTGTTTCTTGGACCACCATCTTCTGCAATATCGCTATCGCCTGGCTGTGGGTCATCAGCTATCTTGTGGCCGCTTACACCACCACGACCTACAAATGGGGCTTTTTCGCATTTGGTACATTCTCCTGGCTAATTCTCGCCATGAGTACCATCAACGAGAGCCGTGAAGCCGCCGCCCTGCTTGGTATTGAACGCGACTatcttgttcttgctggctGGGTGAATCTCCTTTGGTTGCTTTACCCGGTTGCGTTCGGCCTAACTGACGGTGGCAACATCATTGGCGTCACAGGCGGTCTTATCTTCTTCGGAGTACTCGACATACTCATAGTGCCGGTGTCGAGTTTTGCGATACTGTTCTTTGCTCGCAACTGGGATTACCGAAAGTTGAACCTTGCATTTAGTGACAGTCGTCCTAGCCGAGAGAATGAGACCACGAAGACAGAACGTCCTGCCAGCTCTGCTAATACAGCTTCAATTGCGTGA
- a CDS encoding uncharacterized protein (ID:PFLUO_003740-T1.cds;~source:funannotate): MIEPFQTTFAVPMNCEGCVKDISNSLKQLKGINNIDVSLKDQLVFIEGTASPSSIVSAIQNTGRDAILRGSGSTNSSAVCILETHSSAVSNTIRGLARMVQISSNITLVDLTINGLAPGHYQATVREAGDISQGAVSTGGIWESLKAKVLGPDAAAPKEPRGIFGSVDVDEKGRGNVFLDRPVAIWELIGRSMVVSSSQEGPFKREDPNTLVGVIARSAGVWDNDKMVCSCSGKNVWQERQEQVGQGMV, from the exons ATGATCGAACCATTCCAG ACGACCTTCGCGGTCCCGATGAACTGCGAGGGTTGCGTGAAAGACATCTCCAACTCTTTGAAGCAGCTCAAGG GAATTAACAATATTGACGTCAGCCTCAAAGACCAgctcgtcttcatcgaggGCACGGCATCGCCCAGCTCTATTGTATCCGCGATCCAGAACACCGGCCGCGATGCGATCCTCCGTGGCAGCGGCTCTACAAACA GCTCCGCCGTGTGCATCCTGGAAACCCACTCCTCGGCCGTCTCCAACACGATCCGCGGCCTTGCACGCATGGTCCAAATCTCCTCGAACATTACCCTAGTCGACTTGACGATCAACGGCCTCGCTCCCGGCCACTATCAGGCCACCGTCCGAGAGGCTGGAGATATTTCACAAGGCGCCGTGTCAACTGGTGGGATCTGGGAGTCTCTCAAGGCAAAGGTACTCGGTCCCGATGCGGCAGCACCCAAAGAGCCGCGGGGGATTTTTGGTAGCGTGGATGTCGATGAGAAGGGCCGGGGAAATGTATTTTTGGACCGACCGGTGGCGATCTGGGAGTTGATTGGCCGCAGTATGGTGGTGTCGAGTAGCCAGGAGGGCCCGTTTAAGCGTGAGGACCCGAATACGCTTGTCGGTGTTATTGCACGCAGTGCTGGTGTGTGGGATAATGATAAGATGGTCTGCTCATGTTCGGGAAAGAACGTTTGGCAGGAGAGACAGGAGCAGGTTGGGCAGGGCATGGTTTGA
- a CDS encoding uncharacterized protein (ID:PFLUO_003741-T1.cds;~source:funannotate): MSTAKSRWADDDPETEAIIAQQKREKEAKRRAKAEKQRQLEAKAQQTQTPETNSHPANGETGPPKKRRRLSNDAAETTGSDADAPEIAPQKKQSTALLRFPAREWGTCRHVDNFERLNHIEEGSYGWVSRAKEITTGEVVALKKLKLENSPDGFPVTGLREIQTLLEARHPNVVYLREVVMGNKMDEVFLVMDFLEHDLKTLLDEMREPFLPSEIKTVLLQIVGGLEFLHSQWIMHRDLKTSNLLMNNRGEIKLADFGMARYYGDPPPKLTQLVVTLWYRSPELLLGADKYGPEIDMWSIGCIFGELLTKEPLLQGKNEVDQVSKIFELTGPPNAQTWPGFRSLPNAKSLRLPSSSSSATSSGKIPLLPRSKFPYLTNAGLSLLSSLLALNPTSRPTAQQCLSHAYFKEDPRPKPREMFPTFPSKAGMEKRRRHHTPEAPKRGQEAPQLDFAGVFGGAPGGDTGEVGAGFALRLG, from the exons ATGTCCACGGCTAAATCCCGCTGGGCAGACGACGACCCGGAAACCGAGGCCATAATTGCCCAGCAGAAACGCGAAAAGGAAGCCAAGCGACGCGCCAAAGCGgagaagcagcgccagcTCGAAGCCAAGGCCCAGCAGACACAAACGCCGGAAACCAACTCACACCCCGCGAATGGCGAAACCGGACCCCCCAAGAAGCGACGGCGCCTCTCTAATGACGCCGCCGAGACAACTGGATCCGACGCGGATGCCCCAGAAATCGCCCCGCAAAAGAAACAATCCACGGCCCTCTTGCGGTTCCCGGCGCGGGAATGGGGGACGTGTCGGCATGTGGATAATTTCGAACGATTGAACCACATCGAAGAGGGCTCATATGGCTGGGTATCGCGCGCAAAGGAGATCACGACGGGCGAGGTCGTtgcgctgaagaagctcaagctgGAGAACTCGCCGGACGGGTTCCCCGTTACTGGGCTGCGAGAGATTCAGACGCTGCTGGAAGCAAGGCATCCCAACGTGGTTTATCTGCGAGAGGTGGTTATGGGGAATAAAATGGACGA AGTCTTCCTCGTCATGGACTTCCTAGAACACGACCTCAAAACCCTACTCGACGAAATGCGCGAGCCGTTTCTGCCCTCGGAAATCAAAACCGTCCTCCTACAAATCGTGGGCGGGCTGGAATTCCTGCACTCGCAGTGGATCATGCACCGCGATCTGAAGACATCGAACCTGCTCATGAACAACCGGGGCGAGATCAAACTCGCCGATTTTGGCATGGCCCGGTACTACGGCGATCCGCCGCCGAAACTGACCCAGCTCGTGGTCACGCTGTGGTACAGGTCGCCCGAATTACTTCTCGGCGCGGACAAGTACGGCCCGGAGATCGATATGTGGAGCATCGGGTGCATCTTCGGCGAGCTGCTCACCAAGGAACCGCTGCTGCAGGGCAAAAATGAGGTCGACCAGGTATCCAAGATATTCGAACTGACAGGCCCGCCGAATGCGCAGACCTGGCCTGGGTTCCGGTCCTTGCCGAATGCCAAATCTCTCCGTCTgccttcgtcttcatcatctgctACATCATCCGGGAAAatccctctcctcccacgTTCCAAATTTCCATACCTCACAAACGCAGGCCTATCTCTACTCTCAAGCCTACTAGCCCTGAACCCAACCTCGCGCCCAACAGCACAGCAGTGCCTCTCACACGCATATTTCAAGGAAGACCCGCGCCCGAAACCTCGCGAGATGTTCCCGACGTTCCCATCAAAGGCGGGCATGGAGAAGCGGCGACGGCACCACACGCCTGAAGCGCCGAAGCGAGGTCAGGAGGCACCGCAGCTTGATTTTGCGGGTGTGTTTGGTGGTGCACCGGGTGGTGATACGGGAGAGGTGGGTGCTGGGTTTGCGCTTAGGTTGGGGTGA
- a CDS encoding uncharacterized protein (ID:PFLUO_003742-T1.cds;~source:funannotate) encodes MDLESQTQQTQNSRRMSRRRSAFSSLSKAFRSVRKRSSITTDSPGPQPQSPLLLCKERDLYPVYEPQNPQHNSSLVSNEQRRRRDAQSSSEAQMKDYWATVMAEEAPLKKRRSRWSVLKPGWLRRRSSDESSADSQGVLPPPTPGDFGQERRANKMPKEQTRSSTEEIQTPKEGSQPVHRESQLQLPREYREATTEEDLIFGAHLYRTGEPWPSQEADHSRFSSVASAAVNAVAGSAPVINVEMFDDTGAVIPQYYQDPNCLQPVSALFDEANLYDSGPNAALDSSSLRALSMAWDQGSDYVVPEVDANRERFGFAHFTLSTDQEVARLSMGLSNSPSMRAQVLDDFQSVALPARDLPDVQDTQFQANLFRNGVENLPGTEERVCEPNYRPLIDGERQTIDQTKFNTQPQPRPTTSTIPASRNCSAEVKIAFPGVYHELLEQWKTQDQDVLSIERDTAVTSPTTVHSDLDQNFESLRIIDDPPAVNENSPNPDTYSSEVLEAVNLSESEYVPHIEPVTNETHHRNPEARHSFGLHMSLSESTDVRPEPSELGERVPPWHSFAQRSPAGNHISHSSEQETLASIFSESEFSSHFRSDGTTSAGVTSPTSVSNDPWSPANDDDELLFPNPFKDEYYLVDGKTSSHFTDRGDDLPAVKAASSSEGTVRHVPCPHQRTSSNRPRTLSEIPPPRILQFGQMDGSDSDEYLPGHGVRPEELR; translated from the exons ATGGATCTGGAGAGTCAGACTCAGCAAACCCAAAACTCTCGGCGCATGTCTCGGCGTCGATCAGCGTTTTCCTCTCTATCAAAGGCATTCAGATCGGTCCGGAAGAGATCCAG TATCACCACCGACTCGCCCGGTCCACAGCCTCAGTCACCTCTGCTACTGTGCAAAGAGCGCGACCTCTACCCGGTCTACGAACCTCAGAATCCGCAACACAACTCGTCCCTCGTGAGCAACGAACAGCGTCGTCGCCGTGATGCACAAAGTTCTTCCGAGGCCCAGATGAAGGACTACTGGGCCACAGTCATGGCTGAAGAGGCGCCTCTGAAGAAACGACGATCTCGCTGGTCGGTCCTGAAGCCTGGATGGTTGCGCCGTCGATCCTCTGATGAGAGCAGCGCCGATTCTCAGGGTGTcctgccaccaccaactccAGGAGACTTTGGTCAGGAGAGACGTGCAAATAAGATGCCAAAAGAACAAACTAGGTCATCCACCGAGGAAATCCAGACACCGAAAGAAGGAAGCCAGCCAGTGCACAGAGAAagccagctgcagctgccGAGGGAATACCGTGAAGCCACAACGGAAGAGGATCTCATCTTTGGGGCTCATCTGTATCGTACTGGCGAGCCCTGGCCCTCGCAAGAGGCAGATCATAGCAGATTCAGCAGTGttgcttctgctgctgtgAATGCCGTCGCTGGTTCTGCACCTGTGATTAACGTGGAGATGTTTGACGACACCGGCGCTGTGATCCCGCAATACTATCAGGATCCAAACTGCCTTCAACCTGTGAGTGCTCTCTTCGATGAAGCAAACTTGTATGACAGCGGCCCAAACGCCGCTCTAGACTCTTCCTCGTTGCGTGCCCTTTCCATGGCATGGGACCAGGGATCGGACTATGTCGTACCAGAGGTCGATGCCAACCGAGAGAGGTTCGGTTTTGCTCACTTTACTTTATCCACAGACCAGGAAGTAGCCAGGTTGTCCATGGGTCTCTCCAACAGTCCAAGCATGAGAGCACAGGTGCTAGATGACTTTCAGTCAGTTGCATTGCCAGCGCGAGATCTCCCAGATGTGCAAGATACCCAATTCCAAGCAAACCTGTTCAGAAATGGGGTTGAAAACCTCCCAGGCACAGAAGAAAGAGTCTGTGAGCCAAATTACAGACCATTGATTGACGGTGAACGACAAACTATCGACCAAACAAAGTTCAACacacaaccacaaccacgACCTACAACCTCGACAATACCAGCATCCCGAAACTGTTCTGCTGAAGTCAAGATCGCATTCCCAGGAGTCTATCATGAGTTGCTGGAGCAATGGAAGACCCAGGATCAGGATGTGCTCTCGATTGAGCGCGACACCGCTGTCACTTCTCCAACGACAGTCCATTCCGACCTAGATCAAAATTTTGAGTCCCTCCGAATAATCGATGACCCCCCCGCTGTTAATGAGAACTCGCCTAATCCTGACACCTACTCTTCGGAAGTCCTCGAAGCCGTGAACCTTTCTGAGAGCGAATATGTGCCACACATAGAGCCTGTCACGAATGAAACTCACCACAGAAATCCGGAGGCACGACATTCTTTCGGGCTTCATATGAGCCTGAGCGAG TCAACAGACGTCAGACCCGAGCCTTCTGAGCTAGGCGAAAGGGTTCCTCCATGGCATTCGTTTGCCCAGAGAAGCCCAGCCGGAAACCACATCTCACATTCCTCCGAACAAGAAACACTCGCGTCCATATTCAGCGAATCCGAATTTTCAAGCCACTTCCGCTCAGACGGCACCACATCTGCCGGAGTCACATCGCCAACCTCTGTGTCCAATGATCCATGGTCACCTgccaacgacgacgacgagctcctcttccccaaccccTTCAAAGACGAATATTACTTGGTTGATGGTAAGACGAGCAGCCACTTCACCGATCGAGGCGATGACCTGCCCGCCGTCAAAGCAGCTTCGAGCAGCGAAGGCACCGTCCGCCACGTTCCTTGTCCTCATCAGCGGACATCGAGTAATAGGCCGCGCACACTGTCGGAGATCCCGCCGCCACGGATCCTGCAGTTCGGGCAGATGGATGGGAGCGACAGTGACGAATATCTTCCAGGGCATGGTGTGCGGCCGGAAGAGCTTCGTTGA
- a CDS encoding uncharacterized protein (ID:PFLUO_003743-T1.cds;~source:funannotate) has product MAPSKQPGKQPQVVSFDEIIQSDRKKKKNEELASKLLGKNRRSSAPGPGKAQNAKPGSRVQNAKPGSLASRIGVAKRSVSATVRPTQNKPAPAAPSTQSRIKPTNTRRQKADQILNALGSSNPQATVRGGGSGLSIKGASGPFTVVGGNFAPGTTAADIQAAIEPTSGPMQSCRVVSHHPSVKAELVFAEKWTAENVVANFHNQRADGRVISMTFKPGGASAAVPQAQTPFDELRKQADRERRNRRAAPAVQNGSWGFGEQGDLLQQKSSGLYSDKMSVDNPKQGRQNRWRN; this is encoded by the exons ATGGCCCCTAGCAAGCAGCCTGGCAAGCAGCCACAGGTGGTGTcgttcgacgagatcattCAATCTG ATcgcaaaaagaagaagaacgaagaaCTGGCCAGCAAGCTGCTCGGCAAGAACCGACGGTCGAGCGCGCCGGGTCCAGGCAAAGCACAGAACGCGAAACCTGGCAGCAGAGTGCAGAATGCAAAACCCGGCAGTCTAGCCAGCCGCATTGGAGTTGCAAAG CGCTCCGTATCAGCCACCGTCCGCCCAACCCAGAACAAACCCGCCCCTGCCGCGCCATCCACACAATCACGAATCAAGCCTACCAACACGCGTCGCCAGAAGGCAGATCAGATCCTCAACGCGTTGGGGTCATCAAATCCACAAGCCACGGTGCGGGGGGGTGGTAGTGGGCTGTCGATCAAGGGCGCGTCGGGCCCCTTCACGGTCGTGGGGGGCAACTTCGCGCCGGgcaccaccgctgccgaTATCCAGGCTGCCATCGAGCCCACGTCGGGTCCCATGCAGAGCTGTCGGGTGGTGTCGCATCACCCGTCCGTCAAGGCTGAGTTGGTGTTTGCTGAGAAGTGGACGGCGGAGAATGTGGTTGCCAATTTCCATAACCAGAGG GCTGACGGCCGAGTGATCTCGATGACCTTCAAACCAGGCGGCGCCAGTGCCGCTGTTCCCCAGGCGCAGACTCCCTTTGACGAGCTCCGAAAACAGGCCGATCGTGAGCGCCGGAATCGTCGGGCGGCTCCCGCTGTCCAGAATGGCAGTTGGGGATTTGGAGAACAGGGCGACCTACTCCAACAGAAATCGTCGGGGCTTTACAGTGACAAGATGTCCGTGGACAATCCGAAGCAGGGCAGACAGAACAGGTGGAGAAATTAA